A region of Ferruginibacter albus DNA encodes the following proteins:
- a CDS encoding glycosyltransferase, which translates to MPDKHLHIVAHTVPFPADIGGVIDLFYKIKALHKAGIKIHLHCFTYANRTEQPELNKYCEKVHYYKRHRNIFSASLRLPFIVSSRKSKELLSRLQQDNYPILFEGIHTTYYLQAGKLKNRKTIVRLHNAEFEYYHRLSLHEHNLLKKVYFQFESRLLKKYENKLAKKYFVVAVSEHDVQLYQDLFHAINIQYMPVFLPYSLAVGKEGKGCYCLYHGNLSVNENEKAAIWLLQNVFTDKTVPFIIAGKDPSEALRCKINQHNNCCLVANPTEKEMQDIIRKAQINILPSFNNTGVKLKLINALFNGRHCVVNTAGVEGSGLENACHIAEDKDEFKSAIEQLYQQPFTEEEIQQRQGILQALYNNEANAQQLIKWLW; encoded by the coding sequence ATGCCGGATAAACATTTACATATTGTAGCACATACCGTTCCCTTTCCGGCTGATATTGGCGGTGTGATCGATCTTTTCTATAAGATAAAAGCACTTCATAAAGCAGGCATTAAAATCCATCTTCATTGTTTTACTTATGCCAACAGAACTGAACAACCGGAGTTAAATAAATACTGCGAAAAAGTTCATTATTACAAGCGACACAGGAATATTTTCTCAGCATCACTTCGTTTGCCCTTTATTGTTAGTTCCCGAAAATCGAAAGAATTACTGTCAAGATTACAGCAGGATAATTACCCAATTTTATTTGAAGGCATTCACACTACCTACTACTTACAAGCAGGAAAATTAAAAAATCGAAAAACCATTGTACGTCTGCACAATGCCGAGTTCGAATATTATCATCGTCTTTCGTTACATGAACATAATTTATTAAAGAAAGTATATTTTCAATTTGAAAGTCGTTTGCTTAAAAAATATGAAAACAAGCTGGCAAAGAAATATTTTGTTGTTGCAGTAAGCGAACACGATGTACAATTATACCAGGATCTATTTCATGCCATCAACATTCAATACATGCCGGTGTTTTTGCCCTATTCATTAGCTGTAGGCAAAGAAGGAAAAGGTTGTTACTGTTTATATCACGGCAATCTTTCCGTAAATGAAAATGAGAAAGCAGCGATATGGCTATTACAAAATGTTTTTACAGATAAAACAGTTCCATTTATCATCGCAGGTAAAGATCCATCAGAAGCATTACGCTGCAAGATCAATCAGCACAACAACTGTTGCTTAGTTGCCAATCCTACTGAAAAAGAAATGCAGGATATCATCCGGAAAGCTCAGATAAATATTCTCCCCTCATTCAATAATACCGGTGTAAAATTAAAGCTGATAAATGCATTGTTTAACGGAAGACATTGCGTGGTAAACACTGCAGGAGTTGAAGGTTCAGGATTAGAAAATGCTTGTCATATTGCAGAAGATAAAGACGAATTCAAATCAGCGATAGAACAATTATACCAACAACCTTTTACAGAAGAAGAAATTCAGCAGCGCCAAGGTATTTTACAAGCATTGTACAATAACGAAGCAAATGCACAACAACTTATAAAGTGGCTATGGTAG
- the prmA gene encoding 50S ribosomal protein L11 methyltransferase gives MNNYLQFDFIVASAEDAEKLIALLSEQDFEGFEETDENHLTAYIPIEQFNETAFKEIIDLFSTISFTQSEIENINWNQQWESGFQPVIVEDKVALRASFHEPIKGVEHEIVITPKMSFGTGHHATTYMMIQLMLSIDFKNRSVIDFGTGTGVLAILAEKLGATGVLAVDYDEWSIENTKENIQQNSCSRITIEQENTFPKRDVYDIVLANITLNVITDNIAAMAESTQKGANAFFSGFLLSDKEPITLLLKNHQFEVKSIVQKGDWLAILAEKQ, from the coding sequence ATGAATAATTACTTACAATTCGATTTTATTGTTGCTTCTGCAGAAGATGCAGAGAAGCTAATTGCATTATTAAGCGAGCAGGATTTTGAAGGTTTTGAAGAGACAGATGAAAATCATCTAACAGCTTATATTCCAATTGAACAATTTAATGAAACAGCATTTAAGGAAATAATAGATTTGTTTTCAACCATCAGCTTTACACAAAGCGAAATAGAAAACATTAACTGGAACCAGCAGTGGGAAAGCGGCTTTCAGCCGGTAATTGTAGAAGATAAAGTAGCTTTACGTGCAAGCTTTCATGAGCCGATCAAAGGTGTAGAACACGAAATTGTCATAACTCCCAAAATGAGCTTTGGCACCGGGCATCATGCTACAACATACATGATGATACAGCTAATGCTTTCTATCGATTTTAAAAATAGATCAGTAATTGATTTTGGTACCGGTACCGGTGTGCTGGCAATCCTTGCCGAAAAGTTGGGCGCTACTGGTGTTTTAGCCGTTGATTACGATGAATGGAGTATTGAAAATACCAAAGAGAATATTCAGCAAAATAGCTGTTCCAGGATCACTATAGAACAAGAAAACACTTTCCCGAAAAGAGATGTTTACGATATTGTTTTAGCCAATATTACGCTAAACGTGATAACTGATAATATTGCAGCAATGGCAGAATCAACCCAAAAAGGAGCCAATGCTTTCTTTAGCGGCTTTTTATTATCAGACAAAGAACCAATAACTCTATTATTAAAAAATCACCAATTTGAAGTAAAATCAATAGTACAAAAGGGAGATTGGTTGGCAATTTTGGCTGAAAAGCAATGA
- a CDS encoding glycosyltransferase, with the protein MKLYFTVTTDLSYDQRMIRICTSLAAAGYEVKLVGRKMKNSIPLVKQPFEQKRINCFFEKGKFFYIEYNIRSFFYLLFKKMDCIVAIDLDTILPCYFISNIKKTKRVYDAHELFCEMKEIATRPAIYTLWKRVEKYTVPNFIHGYTVNQPIADEFKKMYAVDYGVIRNIALLREINISPKTEKFILYQGAVNEGRSFETLIPAMKNVNSQLIICGDGNFLAQTKQLVKDNNVESKVIFKGRVTPDELRSITQQAYIGITLFDDTGLSNYYSLANRFFDYLHAGIPQLSMNYPVYKEINDEFEVAVLVNDLSPENLALQLNNLLSNEVLYTRLQQNCMEARKVLNWQGEEKKLLEFYKQLFAVK; encoded by the coding sequence ATGAAGCTGTATTTTACTGTCACTACCGACCTCAGTTACGACCAACGAATGATACGCATTTGTACTTCGCTGGCAGCTGCCGGCTACGAGGTGAAATTGGTGGGCAGAAAAATGAAAAATTCTATTCCGCTCGTTAAACAGCCTTTTGAGCAAAAAAGGATCAACTGTTTCTTCGAAAAAGGCAAATTCTTCTATATAGAGTACAATATCCGGTCGTTTTTCTATTTATTATTTAAAAAGATGGATTGCATTGTGGCAATTGACCTGGATACGATCCTTCCCTGTTATTTTATATCTAACATAAAAAAAACAAAACGGGTGTACGATGCACATGAACTGTTTTGTGAAATGAAAGAAATTGCGACCCGACCTGCTATTTATACGCTTTGGAAGAGGGTTGAAAAATATACCGTACCGAATTTTATACATGGATATACGGTTAATCAACCGATCGCTGATGAGTTTAAAAAGATGTACGCTGTTGATTATGGCGTTATCCGCAATATTGCTTTGCTAAGGGAGATCAACATCTCACCTAAAACAGAAAAATTTATTTTATACCAGGGCGCTGTTAATGAAGGTAGAAGTTTTGAGACTTTGATTCCCGCTATGAAAAATGTAAATAGCCAACTGATCATTTGCGGCGATGGAAATTTTTTAGCGCAAACAAAACAATTGGTCAAAGACAATAATGTAGAAAGTAAAGTAATTTTTAAAGGCAGAGTTACTCCGGATGAATTAAGATCAATTACGCAACAAGCATACATTGGAATTACCTTGTTTGATGACACAGGTTTGAGCAACTATTATTCATTAGCAAATCGTTTTTTTGATTATTTGCATGCCGGTATTCCACAGCTCTCGATGAACTACCCTGTATATAAAGAAATCAATGATGAATTTGAGGTTGCGGTATTGGTAAATGATCTGAGTCCTGAAAATTTAGCATTGCAACTGAACAATTTACTATCTAACGAGGTTCTATATACAAGACTTCAACAAAATTGCATGGAAGCAAGAAAGGTTTTAAACTGGCAGGGAGAAGAAAAAAAATTGCTTGAATTCTATAAACAATTGTTTGCAGTTAAATAA
- the pnp gene encoding polyribonucleotide nucleotidyltransferase, which yields MNFNINSVTFDIGGGRYVTIETGKLARQADGAVTVRQGNCIILATVVANKEPKEGQSFFPLSVDYQEKFASAGRIPGSFFKREARLNDYEILTSRLIDRALRPLFPDDYLCDVQVLVTLVSSDPEVMPDSLACLAASAAIAVSDIPIKEIISEVRIGKLNGEFIINPTRSELEKSDLEFLIAATAKNIMMVEGEAKECQEEDLVKALELAHDAIRVQVKAQEELRDKAGITTKRDYTKPYRNEELEKKINEFATDKMYAISASASAKHERSDAYKELAEAVKAHLGEELPDEDKKLIGHYFGELQYNVVRDMILNDRKRLDGRGTEDIRPLAMETNILPTPHGSALFTRGETQSLTTVTFGTPLDELLVESAAKSSESKFFLHYNFPPFSTGEVKMMRGQSRREVGHGNLAQRSLKQMMPGSEYAYTVRVVSDILESNGSSSMATVCAGSLALMDAGVPLPKHVSGVAMGLITKGDKYAILTDILGDEDHLGDMDFKVTGTRDGICGVQMDIKVDGLSMDVMRQALAQAKAGRLHILDAMYECLPAHRADVKPHAPRMVKIVIDKEFIGAVIGPGGKVIQEIQRETGTTINIEEVGNTGEVSIFSPVKEGMDKAVAWVQGLVAVPEVGKEYEGTVKGIKEFGAFVEFLPKKEGLLHISEISWKRLETMEGIFKEGDKVKVKLLEVDPRTGKFKLSRKALLPRPERQPQQSRPEGNGEQA from the coding sequence ATGAATTTTAATATTAATTCAGTAACATTTGATATCGGCGGCGGACGCTATGTCACTATCGAAACCGGTAAGTTGGCTCGTCAGGCAGATGGGGCGGTTACTGTACGCCAGGGTAATTGTATTATTTTGGCAACCGTTGTTGCAAATAAAGAACCTAAAGAAGGTCAATCATTTTTTCCTTTATCTGTAGATTACCAGGAAAAATTTGCTTCTGCAGGTCGTATTCCTGGCTCTTTCTTTAAAAGAGAAGCAAGATTGAATGACTACGAAATATTAACCAGCCGCTTAATCGACAGAGCGCTTCGTCCGTTGTTCCCGGATGATTATTTATGCGATGTACAGGTATTGGTTACGTTAGTGTCATCTGACCCTGAAGTAATGCCTGATTCATTGGCTTGTTTGGCTGCATCGGCGGCTATAGCAGTTTCTGATATTCCCATTAAAGAAATTATAAGTGAAGTAAGAATAGGAAAGTTGAACGGTGAGTTCATTATCAACCCTACTCGCAGCGAACTGGAAAAATCTGATCTGGAGTTCTTAATTGCCGCTACTGCCAAAAATATTATGATGGTGGAAGGCGAAGCAAAAGAGTGCCAGGAAGAAGATTTAGTAAAAGCATTGGAATTAGCGCATGATGCAATACGTGTACAGGTAAAAGCACAGGAAGAATTGAGAGATAAAGCAGGCATCACTACTAAAAGAGATTATACCAAGCCTTATCGCAACGAAGAGTTAGAGAAAAAAATAAATGAATTTGCTACAGATAAAATGTACGCTATTTCTGCATCGGCATCTGCTAAGCATGAAAGAAGCGATGCATATAAAGAATTAGCAGAAGCAGTAAAAGCTCATTTAGGTGAAGAATTACCTGATGAAGACAAAAAATTGATCGGTCATTATTTTGGCGAATTGCAATACAATGTTGTTCGTGATATGATATTGAACGACAGAAAACGTTTGGATGGCAGAGGTACGGAAGATATTCGTCCTTTAGCTATGGAAACGAACATACTGCCAACTCCGCACGGTTCGGCGTTATTTACAAGAGGCGAAACACAATCTTTGACAACAGTTACTTTCGGAACTCCGTTAGATGAATTGTTAGTAGAGAGCGCAGCAAAATCTTCTGAATCTAAATTCTTCTTACATTATAATTTTCCTCCATTCAGCACCGGTGAAGTAAAGATGATGCGTGGACAAAGCCGTAGAGAAGTTGGTCATGGTAACCTGGCACAACGTTCTTTAAAGCAAATGATGCCGGGTAGTGAATATGCGTACACAGTACGTGTGGTGAGCGATATCTTAGAAAGTAATGGTTCTTCATCAATGGCTACGGTTTGTGCCGGTTCATTAGCGTTGATGGATGCAGGTGTTCCTTTACCAAAACACGTGAGTGGTGTGGCAATGGGATTGATTACCAAAGGCGATAAATATGCTATCTTAACGGATATCTTAGGTGATGAAGATCACTTAGGTGATATGGACTTTAAAGTAACCGGAACCCGTGATGGTATTTGCGGTGTGCAAATGGATATTAAGGTAGATGGTTTAAGCATGGATGTTATGCGCCAGGCATTGGCACAAGCTAAAGCCGGTCGTTTACATATTTTAGATGCAATGTATGAGTGTCTTCCTGCACACAGAGCAGATGTTAAACCTCATGCCCCAAGAATGGTTAAGATCGTTATCGATAAAGAATTTATCGGTGCCGTGATAGGACCAGGTGGTAAAGTGATCCAGGAAATTCAACGTGAAACAGGAACGACTATCAATATTGAAGAAGTGGGTAACACTGGTGAAGTAAGCATTTTCTCTCCTGTTAAAGAAGGAATGGATAAAGCAGTTGCCTGGGTTCAGGGATTGGTTGCTGTTCCGGAAGTTGGAAAAGAATACGAAGGAACAGTAAAAGGCATTAAAGAATTTGGCGCTTTTGTTGAGTTCTTACCTAAAAAAGAAGGTTTGTTGCACATCAGTGAAATAAGCTGGAAACGTTTAGAAACAATGGAAGGCATCTTCAAAGAAGGCGATAAAGTGAAAGTGAAATTGCTGGAAGTTGACCCAAGAACAGGTAAATTCAAATTGAGCCGTAAAGCTTTATTACCAAGACCGGAAAGACAACCTCAGCAATCAAGACCGGAAGGTAATGGGGAGCAAGCATAA
- a CDS encoding AIR synthase-related protein: protein MSLYNQRGVSAQKEEVHAATKHLDQGLFPNAFCKIYPDYLGNDENFVNVMHADGAGTKSILAYLYWKETGDISVWKGIAQDAIVMNLDDLLCVGIYDNIVFNSTIDRNKHLITGEVLEQVINGSQQLFDELKKVGVNIHYLGGETADVGDVVRTVAVNGTMTCRWEKSKIISNDKIKAGDVIVGLASYGQASYETEYNSGLGSNGLTSARHDVLNKFYADNFKESYNNALNNDVVYIGKYKMTDSFTIDDSQLTIGKLLLSPTRTYAPVLKQLLENNFDKIHGLIHCSGGGQTKCMKYLPGNFKIVKDNLFQAPPIFKIIQECSGASNKEMYEVFNMGCRLEIYCSKEDADTMINAAKAFNIDAQIIGRVEESAKKELVIQLLNEAIVY from the coding sequence ATGTCTTTATACAATCAACGGGGAGTTTCTGCACAGAAAGAAGAAGTACACGCTGCTACCAAACATTTAGACCAGGGATTGTTTCCTAATGCCTTTTGTAAAATTTACCCCGATTATTTAGGTAACGATGAAAACTTTGTGAACGTAATGCACGCAGATGGAGCAGGAACCAAAAGCATTTTGGCTTATTTATATTGGAAAGAAACGGGTGATATTTCTGTATGGAAGGGAATTGCACAGGATGCGATTGTAATGAACCTGGATGATCTATTGTGCGTGGGTATTTATGATAATATTGTTTTCAATTCAACCATTGATAGAAACAAACATTTAATTACTGGTGAAGTTTTGGAGCAAGTGATAAATGGTTCTCAGCAATTATTTGATGAGTTAAAAAAAGTTGGCGTAAATATTCATTATCTAGGTGGTGAAACAGCTGATGTCGGAGATGTAGTACGTACCGTTGCCGTAAACGGAACAATGACTTGCCGCTGGGAAAAAAGCAAGATCATCAGCAATGATAAAATAAAAGCAGGCGATGTAATTGTTGGTTTGGCAAGCTATGGACAAGCATCTTATGAAACCGAATATAACAGCGGATTAGGAAGCAATGGTTTGACTTCTGCAAGACACGATGTGCTAAATAAATTTTATGCGGATAATTTTAAAGAAAGCTACAACAATGCTTTAAACAATGACGTCGTTTATATCGGTAAATATAAAATGACCGATTCTTTCACTATTGACGATTCACAGCTTACCATCGGGAAATTATTATTAAGTCCTACACGCACATATGCGCCGGTGTTGAAACAATTGCTGGAAAATAATTTTGATAAGATACATGGATTGATACATTGCAGTGGCGGCGGACAAACCAAGTGCATGAAATATTTGCCAGGCAATTTTAAAATTGTAAAAGATAATTTGTTTCAAGCGCCTCCGATCTTTAAAATAATACAGGAATGCAGCGGCGCTTCTAATAAAGAAATGTACGAAGTGTTTAACATGGGATGCCGCCTGGAAATATATTGCAGTAAAGAAGATGCCGATACAATGATCAACGCAGCAAAAGCATTTAATATTGATGCGCAAATTATCGGCAGAGTAGAAGAGAGCGCTAAAAAAGAATTGGTAATTCAATTGCTAAACGAAGCCATTGTTTATTGA
- a CDS encoding (Fe-S)-binding protein, translating to MHVPTVAEMTVNGESPEILFWVGCAGSFDQRVQKITKAFSLILHKAGIKYAILGKEEMCTGDPARRAGNEFIFQMMAYQNIQTLNNYNIKKIVTACPHCFNILKNEYAELGGVYEVIHHSVFLDQLINEGKIVIKEDNNLKNTSTTYHDSCYLGRANNIYEAPRKVLEALKTELVEMKRCKSNGLCCGAGGAQMFKEEEKGSTRINMERSKEAISTNAKVIATACPFCNTMMTDGVKANDKEDIKVMDIAELVAAYI from the coding sequence ATGCACGTTCCTACAGTTGCAGAAATGACCGTTAATGGGGAAAGCCCAGAAATTTTGTTCTGGGTGGGATGTGCAGGAAGTTTTGATCAGCGGGTGCAAAAAATAACCAAAGCGTTCTCCCTCATCTTACATAAAGCGGGCATTAAATATGCTATCCTGGGCAAAGAAGAAATGTGTACCGGGGATCCTGCCAGGCGTGCCGGCAATGAATTCATCTTCCAAATGATGGCTTACCAAAACATTCAAACGCTCAATAATTATAATATTAAAAAGATCGTTACTGCCTGTCCGCATTGCTTTAATATTTTAAAAAATGAATATGCGGAATTGGGTGGTGTATATGAAGTAATCCACCATTCTGTATTTCTTGATCAATTAATAAATGAAGGAAAGATTGTAATCAAAGAAGATAATAATCTAAAGAATACTTCAACAACTTATCATGATAGTTGTTACTTAGGAAGAGCTAATAATATTTATGAAGCGCCAAGAAAAGTGCTGGAAGCTTTAAAAACCGAGTTGGTAGAGATGAAGCGTTGTAAAAGCAATGGTTTATGTTGTGGTGCCGGTGGTGCTCAAATGTTCAAGGAAGAGGAAAAAGGCAGTACAAGAATCAATATGGAAAGAAGCAAAGAAGCGATCAGTACGAATGCCAAAGTAATTGCAACTGCCTGCCCGTTTTGCAATACGATGATGACAGACGGTGTTAAAGCAAATGATAAAGAAGATATAAAAGTGATGGACATTGCAGAATTAGTAGCAGCTTATATTTAA
- a CDS encoding bifunctional riboflavin kinase/FAD synthetase gives MTVHNDIHNLPVFKNAVITIGTFDGVHTGHQQIIALMRAQSAAAKGETVIITFHPHPRKIIKAGESPVFLLNTLDEKIELLERSGIDHLVVVPFTEDFANLTAEEYIKDFLIKTFHPHSIIIGHDHHFGKGRTGNYKLLEEKGIEFNYTVKEIPAHTLEEVAISSTKIRNALLSGDIDTANTCLGYSYFFSGTVVEGNKLGRTIGYPTANIQIENEDKLIPGNGVYAVSIQTSDSKFQIPNLKGMMNIGVRPTVDGSKRTIEVNIFDFDKDIYGKTLTITIKKHLRNEEKFAGLDALKAQLAKDKENSLKALH, from the coding sequence ATGACTGTTCACAACGACATACACAACTTACCTGTTTTTAAAAACGCTGTAATTACTATCGGCACTTTTGATGGTGTGCATACGGGCCATCAACAAATAATAGCATTGATGAGAGCCCAGTCCGCTGCTGCAAAAGGTGAAACGGTTATCATTACCTTTCATCCGCATCCAAGAAAGATCATTAAGGCCGGAGAATCGCCAGTTTTTTTATTGAACACATTGGATGAAAAAATTGAATTATTAGAACGCTCCGGCATTGATCATTTGGTGGTGGTGCCTTTTACAGAAGATTTTGCCAACCTGACTGCCGAAGAATACATTAAAGATTTTTTGATAAAGACTTTTCATCCGCATTCTATCATTATTGGTCACGATCATCATTTTGGAAAAGGACGTACTGGCAATTATAAACTGCTGGAAGAAAAAGGAATTGAATTCAACTATACGGTAAAAGAAATTCCTGCACATACATTAGAAGAAGTTGCTATCAGCTCTACCAAAATCAGAAATGCTTTATTAAGCGGCGATATTGATACAGCCAATACTTGTTTAGGCTATTCTTATTTTTTCAGTGGCACAGTTGTAGAAGGAAATAAACTAGGCAGAACAATCGGCTACCCAACTGCTAATATTCAAATTGAGAACGAGGATAAATTGATACCCGGTAATGGAGTATACGCTGTTTCTATTCAAACCTCAGATAGCAAATTCCAAATTCCAAATTTGAAGGGCATGATGAATATTGGTGTTCGCCCTACTGTTGATGGAAGCAAGAGAACAATTGAAGTAAATATTTTTGATTTTGATAAAGATATTTATGGAAAAACTTTAACGATCACTATTAAGAAACATCTTCGTAATGAAGAAAAGTTTGCAGGATTGGATGCGCTAAAAGCTCAATTGGCAAAGGATAAAGAGAATTCCTTGAAAGCCTTGCATTAA
- the plsY gene encoding glycerol-3-phosphate 1-O-acyltransferase PlsY, producing the protein MKEFFLIIIAYLIGSIPTALLVSRRFFDIDIRDYGSGNMGATNTFRVLGKRYGTMVMFFDIMKGMLAVALYNILPYYLPQAHMFDRTNLMVGLGLAAVVGHVFPVFANFRGGKGVATLFGMMLAIQPVIAGSCVAVFLIVLYLTRYISLSSILAGVALPICVLWIWNDNVTIYRVFAVLVAAMVVLTHQKNISRLLRGDESRVPILKYRDRRKMRK; encoded by the coding sequence ATGAAGGAATTTTTTCTTATCATTATAGCATACCTCATCGGCTCGATTCCAACAGCTTTATTGGTCAGCAGGCGCTTTTTTGATATTGACATTCGTGATTACGGAAGCGGCAACATGGGAGCCACTAATACTTTTAGAGTTTTAGGCAAAAGATATGGTACCATGGTAATGTTTTTTGACATTATGAAAGGAATGTTAGCTGTTGCCTTGTATAATATTCTTCCTTATTATTTACCCCAGGCGCATATGTTTGACAGAACCAATCTAATGGTTGGTTTAGGATTGGCAGCTGTGGTAGGTCATGTTTTCCCGGTTTTTGCAAATTTTCGTGGTGGTAAGGGTGTTGCTACCTTATTTGGAATGATGCTGGCTATTCAGCCTGTTATTGCAGGAAGTTGTGTAGCAGTATTCTTAATAGTATTATACTTAACACGTTATATCTCTTTAAGCTCTATTTTAGCGGGCGTGGCATTACCTATTTGCGTTTTATGGATATGGAATGATAATGTTACTATCTACAGAGTATTTGCAGTATTGGTTGCTGCAATGGTTGTATTAACACACCAAAAAAACATAAGTCGTTTGCTGCGTGGCGATGAAAGCCGCGTTCCTATTTTAAAATACCGCGACAGAAGAAAAATGCGTAAATAA
- a CDS encoding cell division ATP-binding protein FtsE, which translates to MSQAIIELKGVNIYQSNALILGDVNISVDKAEFVYLVGKTGTGKSSLLRTLYGDLQLTEGEGWVVGYNLKELDWKKVPFLRRNLGVVFQDFQLLTDRNVNENLKFVLKATGWKDEKLMDEKISDVLDKVGLKTKGFKMPFEMSGGEQQRVDIARALLNSPRLILADEPTGNLDPETSDEIMQLLFQISKDYGTAIVMATHDYMVIRKFPARMIKTERGKVWDNATIATL; encoded by the coding sequence ATGTCGCAGGCAATTATAGAATTAAAAGGAGTAAATATTTATCAAAGCAATGCATTGATCTTAGGCGATGTAAATATTTCAGTTGATAAAGCTGAGTTTGTGTACCTGGTAGGAAAAACCGGAACAGGTAAAAGCAGCTTGTTACGTACTCTGTATGGCGATCTGCAATTGACAGAAGGTGAAGGTTGGGTTGTTGGTTATAATTTAAAAGAGTTGGACTGGAAAAAAGTTCCTTTCTTGAGACGCAACCTGGGCGTTGTTTTCCAGGACTTTCAATTGCTGACAGATAGAAACGTAAACGAGAATTTAAAATTCGTTTTAAAGGCGACAGGCTGGAAAGATGAAAAGTTGATGGACGAAAAAATTTCAGACGTTTTAGATAAAGTAGGATTGAAAACAAAAGGATTCAAAATGCCTTTTGAAATGAGCGGTGGTGAACAACAGCGTGTTGATATTGCACGTGCATTATTAAATTCTCCCCGATTAATATTGGCTGATGAACCTACCGGGAACCTGGATCCTGAAACAAGCGATGAAATCATGCAATTGCTGTTTCAAATTTCAAAAGACTATGGCACAGCGATCGTAATGGCTACACATGATTATATGGTGATAAGAAAATTCCCTGCACGTATGATCAAAACAGAACGTGGCAAAGTGTGGGACAATGCTACCATAGCCACTTTATAA
- the rpsO gene encoding 30S ribosomal protein S15, with product MSHLTLEKKAKIFQDFGGKAENTGSVEGQIALLTERINHISNHLKTNKKDFSSQRGLMMMVGQRKRLLTYLSKHDLTGYRGLIEKLGLRK from the coding sequence ATGTCGCATTTAACTTTAGAAAAAAAAGCAAAAATTTTCCAGGATTTTGGTGGAAAAGCAGAAAACACAGGGTCTGTTGAAGGTCAAATTGCGTTATTAACTGAACGCATCAACCACATCTCCAACCACCTGAAAACAAATAAAAAAGATTTCTCCTCTCAACGTGGATTAATGATGATGGTAGGACAACGCAAGCGTTTACTTACTTACCTTAGCAAACACGATCTTACAGGCTACAGAGGTTTAATTGAAAAATTAGGTCTCCGCAAATAA
- a CDS encoding M48 family metallopeptidase, translating into MKRILLASAIILSVISCSRNPVTGRKQLSLVSEDQLQQMALTEYKTFLSQNKVVSNVGNKDAEMVRRVGSRIAKAITDYYNTQGKGDILKGYNWEFNLVDSKEVNAWCMPGGKVVVYTGLLPVTQNEAALAIVLGHEITHAVAKHGNERMSQEMVAQGIGVAGNVLTGNNPQVNSIFNNIYAPGSQVAVLLPNSRNQEYEADHFGLLFAAMAGYNPREAIPFWQRMQAMSGGSQQPEFLSTHPADANRIQRLQGYMDEALKYYKPVNSKN; encoded by the coding sequence ATGAAAAGAATCTTATTAGCATCAGCAATTATTCTATCTGTAATTTCCTGTAGCCGTAACCCGGTTACGGGGCGCAAACAATTAAGTCTTGTTTCTGAAGACCAATTGCAGCAAATGGCGCTAACGGAATACAAAACTTTTTTATCACAAAATAAGGTAGTCAGTAATGTAGGGAATAAGGACGCGGAAATGGTTCGTCGTGTGGGATCTCGTATTGCAAAGGCTATTACTGATTATTATAACACACAAGGCAAAGGCGATATCTTAAAAGGGTATAACTGGGAGTTTAACCTGGTAGATAGCAAAGAGGTAAATGCCTGGTGCATGCCGGGAGGAAAAGTAGTGGTTTATACTGGTTTGTTACCTGTAACACAGAATGAAGCTGCTTTAGCAATTGTTTTAGGGCATGAAATAACGCATGCTGTAGCAAAACACGGTAATGAAAGAATGAGCCAGGAAATGGTGGCACAAGGTATTGGAGTTGCAGGGAACGTATTAACGGGCAACAATCCCCAGGTAAACAGCATTTTTAATAATATTTATGCCCCTGGCTCTCAGGTAGCTGTATTATTGCCTAACTCCCGTAACCAGGAATATGAAGCCGACCATTTTGGATTGTTGTTTGCAGCTATGGCAGGATATAACCCACGGGAGGCGATTCCTTTCTGGCAACGGATGCAGGCAATGAGCGGCGGGTCGCAGCAACCTGAGTTTTTAAGCACTCACCCGGCTGATGCAAACAGAATTCAGCGTTTACAAGGTTATATGGACGAAGCACTGAAATACTATAAACCTGTGAATAGCAAGAATTAA